From Thalassococcus sp. S3, one genomic window encodes:
- a CDS encoding ClpX C4-type zinc finger protein produces the protein MLTCSFCGLEARSVSALLAGPGVNICDQCIEVGVRTIKTRDALEAQGPTADQQMAPTHDDENLLHQAAASSALVDKSRTRLQSQIDELRNRGIGWAAIGAVLGVSQDVAQQRFE, from the coding sequence ATGCTTACTTGTTCATTCTGCGGCCTTGAGGCTCGGTCAGTCAGCGCGCTCCTGGCCGGGCCGGGCGTAAACATCTGCGATCAATGTATCGAGGTGGGTGTCCGAACGATCAAAACGCGCGACGCGCTGGAGGCACAGGGGCCAACCGCGGATCAGCAAATGGCACCGACGCATGATGACGAGAACCTGCTGCATCAAGCGGCTGCATCCTCAGCGCTTGTCGACAAATCCAGAACGCGCCTGCAAAGCCAAATCGACGAGCTGCGCAATCGCGGCATCGGCTGGGCCGCAATTGGTGCTGTGCTTGGCGTGTCCCAGGATGTCGCGCAACAGCGCTTTGAATAG
- a CDS encoding TetR/AcrR family transcriptional regulator, whose protein sequence is MKSEPVKSPKGEERREAIEAAARQMLLDQGYAGVSLRKIASQLGMSVGNLQYYFATKDDLVEAVILGETQKPIELLGGVLWNPDDLEANVDHAVGSLMQYYASDAGRFYAIMEALALHDPRYAKIKADGYAYVFSQIEQLIAVMSPDLPLRRRTGLAQVLVALIDGASLQVQFARGSARGDGLAALIDDVSKAIQHLLKIWE, encoded by the coding sequence ATGAAAAGTGAACCTGTTAAAAGCCCGAAGGGCGAAGAGCGGCGCGAGGCCATCGAGGCCGCCGCGCGACAGATGCTCTTGGACCAGGGATACGCGGGCGTTTCGCTACGGAAGATTGCGAGCCAGCTCGGAATGTCGGTCGGCAATCTGCAGTATTATTTTGCGACCAAGGATGACCTTGTCGAGGCTGTCATTCTCGGCGAGACACAAAAGCCCATCGAACTGCTCGGCGGCGTCCTTTGGAACCCCGATGATCTCGAAGCAAATGTAGATCACGCAGTGGGGTCGCTGATGCAATACTACGCAAGCGATGCAGGTCGTTTTTATGCCATTATGGAGGCGCTCGCGCTGCACGACCCGCGCTATGCCAAGATCAAAGCGGACGGCTATGCGTATGTGTTTTCGCAAATTGAGCAACTGATTGCGGTTATGTCACCCGACTTGCCGCTGCGCCGGCGCACAGGTCTGGCCCAGGTCTTGGTTGCGTTGATCGATGGTGCATCCTTGCAGGTTCAATTCGCACGTGGCAGCGCGCGCGGCGACGGCCTTGCGGCGTTGATCGATGATGTGTCCAAGGCAATTCAACACCTGCTGAAGATCTGGGAATAG
- a CDS encoding TrkH family potassium uptake protein, with protein sequence MRAKGLRDGADTLRVRARPQAVVLTLAKHAPVFTVLYAPPAIWAAISGAREMAIALAIPSVVALLIYAIATRKTLPSDLRAVEAMASVALVFLLGALGAVPAFVSLGMPLLDALFEAMSGLTTTGLSVASDPDSWPFAAHVLRAWLQWIGGLVMATAVLALILPAGIPTRRLGQVGIAEGDRIASTRTKARQLLVVYLGLTILMIAIAWTVLPSWKEALVLILSGISTGGFAPRSDSLASYSTQGQTIVMASCVLGAISMVSFAFLLRGDWQTAWHLGSVRRVGLSLLALAVIILALAAADTLADRALSWGLYLDLVSALTTAGYSTEAMPLGGSIFLIFLIAMLLGADTGSTGGGLKLARVGLILRTARHALRAPSMPERAVAPLRQDGVAVEDTVIVGVVALLMIYVMATLALAFHFSLHGYDLGPSLFETISALSTVGLSTGLVGTDLPTDLKLTLTFAMWLGRLEFIAVLVLLAPRSWMKGP encoded by the coding sequence ATGCGAGCCAAAGGGCTAAGGGACGGCGCCGACACGTTGCGGGTGCGCGCCCGACCGCAAGCTGTGGTCCTGACGCTCGCCAAACATGCTCCGGTTTTCACCGTCTTGTATGCGCCACCAGCAATCTGGGCGGCGATCAGCGGAGCGCGAGAGATGGCCATCGCGCTTGCAATCCCATCGGTTGTGGCGCTCCTCATTTATGCCATCGCAACACGTAAAACGCTCCCCTCGGATTTGCGCGCCGTCGAGGCGATGGCCAGCGTCGCGCTGGTGTTCCTTCTGGGCGCATTGGGCGCCGTACCGGCATTTGTCAGCTTGGGCATGCCCCTCCTCGACGCGCTGTTCGAAGCCATGAGCGGTTTGACCACCACCGGGCTCTCTGTAGCCTCTGACCCAGACAGTTGGCCCTTTGCCGCACATGTCCTCCGTGCCTGGCTGCAATGGATCGGCGGGCTTGTCATGGCGACGGCCGTATTGGCCTTGATCCTTCCGGCAGGCATTCCAACCCGGCGCCTGGGGCAGGTGGGGATTGCTGAGGGCGACCGTATCGCCTCGACCCGAACAAAAGCGCGGCAGCTTTTAGTGGTCTATCTTGGTCTGACCATTCTGATGATCGCAATTGCTTGGACTGTTTTACCGAGTTGGAAAGAAGCCCTGGTTCTTATTCTATCGGGCATATCCACGGGCGGTTTCGCGCCCCGGTCGGATTCGCTGGCCTCTTACAGTACACAAGGCCAAACAATTGTGATGGCGTCCTGTGTCCTCGGTGCAATTTCAATGGTGAGTTTTGCCTTTCTGCTGCGTGGGGATTGGCAAACAGCCTGGCATCTGGGATCGGTTCGGCGCGTTGGGCTAAGCCTGTTGGCTTTGGCAGTGATCATACTAGCGCTTGCAGCCGCGGATACCCTTGCCGATAGAGCTTTGAGCTGGGGCCTTTACCTGGATCTCGTCTCAGCCCTAACCACAGCAGGATATTCAACTGAAGCGATGCCGCTCGGCGGGTCCATCTTTCTGATCTTTCTGATCGCGATGCTGCTGGGGGCCGACACAGGCTCCACCGGTGGGGGGCTAAAGCTTGCACGGGTTGGTTTGATCCTCAGGACCGCGCGGCATGCGTTGCGCGCCCCATCAATGCCAGAGCGCGCTGTTGCCCCCTTGCGTCAAGACGGCGTCGCGGTTGAGGATACCGTCATTGTGGGCGTGGTTGCGCTTCTGATGATATACGTGATGGCGACCCTCGCGCTGGCCTTCCATTTTTCACTGCATGGCTACGATCTGGGCCCATCTCTGTTTGAGACGATTTCAGCCCTCTCCACGGTCGGGCTGTCGACCGGGCTTGTCGGCACAGACCTGCCCACAGATCTGAAACTCACCCTCACGTTTGCGATGTGGCTTGGACGGCTGGAGTTCATCGCTGTTCTCGTCCTTCTCGCCCCCCGCAGTTGGATGAAAGGACCCTAA
- a CDS encoding multidrug efflux SMR transporter, with protein sequence MHWAYLSMAIIAEVAGSAALKQSAGFSKPGFAATSVICFGVALFFLSLALRTMPLGIAYAIWAGAGVVLVSLLGALVFRQSLDAAALAGIGLIVCGVVVINTLSNSINH encoded by the coding sequence ATGCACTGGGCTTACCTGAGCATGGCAATCATCGCCGAGGTTGCGGGCAGTGCCGCCTTGAAGCAATCCGCCGGGTTCAGCAAACCGGGCTTTGCCGCCACGTCCGTGATCTGCTTTGGCGTTGCGCTGTTCTTCCTGTCACTCGCACTGCGCACCATGCCACTGGGGATCGCCTATGCGATCTGGGCCGGGGCTGGCGTTGTCCTTGTGTCCCTGTTGGGCGCATTAGTCTTTCGGCAAAGCCTTGATGCCGCAGCACTTGCCGGGATCGGCTTGATCGTATGCGGGGTCGTCGTCATCAACACGCTGTCGAACTCAATAAACCACTGA
- a CDS encoding mechanosensitive ion channel family protein: MEQDTTLVDGATDIWRDVVLTWAEATLAALPRLGFAVTLILVAALLIWALRVFTGRIARRAGLRRNLTDVILLLISVLGWSIVALMAITIIFPTVTPSNALTTLGLGSVAIGFAFKDTFENFLAGILILVREPFEIGDHIHCENVEGQVEQITIRDTHIRQTDGQLVVVPNAHLFHNPVQVRTNRDFRRTSIICGVAYGEDVDQARRVIADAVRHVDSVRDDVRDIQVFAKAFGASSIDFEITWWTGSQPVDIRSSRDQVVAAVKRALDDAGIEIPFPYRTLTVNDPIEVKSVDTEGAAA, encoded by the coding sequence ATGGAACAAGACACAACGTTGGTCGACGGCGCTACAGATATTTGGCGTGACGTGGTCTTAACTTGGGCTGAAGCAACGCTCGCCGCGTTGCCGCGCTTGGGCTTTGCAGTTACCCTCATTCTTGTTGCGGCTCTGCTGATCTGGGCTCTACGGGTTTTCACAGGCCGCATCGCACGCCGCGCTGGTCTTCGCAGAAACCTGACGGATGTCATCTTGCTCCTGATCAGTGTTTTGGGCTGGTCGATCGTGGCGCTCATGGCCATTACTATCATTTTTCCCACAGTGACGCCGTCAAATGCTCTGACAACTCTAGGTCTTGGATCGGTCGCTATCGGGTTTGCCTTCAAAGATACCTTTGAAAACTTCCTCGCCGGCATCCTAATCCTCGTACGCGAGCCTTTTGAGATTGGAGATCATATCCATTGCGAAAATGTCGAAGGGCAGGTCGAACAGATCACAATCCGCGACACACATATCCGGCAAACCGACGGGCAGCTTGTCGTCGTGCCCAACGCGCATCTGTTTCACAACCCTGTTCAGGTCCGGACCAACCGGGACTTTCGTCGCACCAGCATCATCTGTGGTGTCGCCTACGGCGAAGACGTGGACCAGGCGCGCCGTGTAATCGCAGATGCCGTCCGTCACGTCGACAGCGTTCGTGATGACGTGCGAGACATTCAGGTTTTCGCCAAAGCCTTCGGGGCGTCGTCCATCGATTTTGAGATTACGTGGTGGACCGGCTCTCAACCTGTCGATATTCGCTCCAGCCGCGATCAGGTGGTAGCTGCCGTCAAACGCGCTCTCGACGATGCGGGCATCGAAATCCCATTCCCCTACCGCACATTGACGGTGAATGATCCGATTGAGGTGAAATCCGTGGACACCGAAGGCGCCGCCGCGTGA
- a CDS encoding M28 family peptidase, producing the protein MTTVAKTHARDADLQDVRTWLNDLTIHIKDRSVGSEGNRDATAYFKAQLEHAGWVTHEQWFDALDWSGGTASLKAACGTSFEVFPSPYARSVDATARLEAASTVDELERIEAKGAFVLLHGALAAQPLMPKNFPFFTIDKQQRIINLLERSGAAAIITAAPSQSGRPPTPLIEDGDFDVPSVYMTVKESDRLLSFTGHRLDLVSDAVRIAGKAANVLGRKNEGASQRIVITAHIDAKKDVPGALDNATGVATLLLLAKLLASYTGGLGIDLLALNGEDHYAVPGQIAYSRDMDGVFDQVALNINIDGVGYREGHTAYSFFNLPEEMGRAASMLLANAPASCRGLEWFQGDHSMFVQAGCPAIAVTSNWLLENMSTQTITHTEHDTLDLVDPAKVVACALALKRFIDAIS; encoded by the coding sequence ATGACAACCGTTGCCAAGACACATGCGCGCGATGCCGACCTGCAAGACGTCAGAACGTGGCTGAACGACCTGACCATCCACATCAAGGATCGGAGTGTCGGCTCCGAAGGCAATCGTGACGCAACAGCCTATTTCAAGGCCCAACTCGAACACGCCGGCTGGGTGACACATGAACAATGGTTCGACGCACTTGACTGGTCCGGCGGGACTGCGTCGCTCAAGGCGGCCTGTGGCACATCATTTGAAGTGTTTCCAAGCCCCTATGCACGAAGCGTCGATGCAACGGCACGATTGGAAGCGGCATCCACCGTGGACGAGCTGGAACGCATCGAAGCCAAAGGCGCATTCGTTCTCTTACATGGCGCTCTCGCGGCACAGCCATTGATGCCAAAGAATTTTCCGTTCTTCACCATCGACAAACAGCAACGGATCATCAATTTGCTTGAGCGATCAGGGGCTGCCGCAATCATCACCGCCGCACCGTCGCAGAGCGGAAGGCCCCCGACCCCGCTCATAGAAGACGGGGATTTTGACGTGCCGTCCGTCTATATGACGGTCAAAGAAAGCGACAGGTTGTTGTCGTTCACCGGTCATCGCCTCGACCTCGTGTCCGATGCAGTTCGGATCGCGGGAAAAGCGGCCAATGTGCTGGGCCGCAAGAATGAAGGCGCCAGTCAACGCATTGTTATCACTGCGCATATCGACGCGAAAAAGGATGTCCCCGGCGCGCTCGACAATGCAACCGGTGTTGCCACCCTGTTGCTGCTCGCCAAACTCCTTGCAAGCTACACTGGCGGTCTTGGCATCGACCTCCTCGCTCTGAACGGTGAAGACCACTATGCCGTGCCGGGTCAGATCGCCTATTCGCGCGACATGGACGGCGTATTTGACCAAGTGGCCCTCAATATCAACATTGACGGTGTCGGGTATCGCGAAGGACACACAGCGTACTCTTTCTTCAATCTGCCCGAAGAAATGGGGCGTGCGGCCTCGATGTTGCTTGCCAACGCACCTGCCTCCTGCCGGGGGCTCGAATGGTTCCAGGGCGATCACAGCATGTTTGTGCAGGCGGGCTGCCCTGCCATTGCTGTGACGTCGAATTGGCTCCTCGAAAACATGTCCACCCAGACCATCACCCACACCGAACACGATACGCTTGATCTGGTGGATCCGGCCAAGGTTGTTGCCTGCGCGCTCGCCCTCAAGCGATTTATAGACGCCATCTCCTGA
- a CDS encoding PEBP family protein has product MLRTLPFAAVLMFPACSLMAEPFYADVWADNWFEMRINGTQVAEDSVPITTERSFNAESFVFEAERPFVIGLVAMDFKENDTGLEYIGSRRQQMGDGGVIVQIRDASTATVAVSNDDWKCMVIHTAPLDKSCESDPNPVAGEGACGFSIAAPPDGWDSPDFDASDWPSATIHSKRAVDPKDGYDRITWVDDADFIWGPDLEQNNTVLCRVVVE; this is encoded by the coding sequence ATGCTTCGCACACTCCCCTTCGCCGCGGTCCTGATGTTCCCCGCGTGTTCGCTCATGGCAGAGCCATTTTATGCTGATGTCTGGGCCGACAACTGGTTCGAAATGCGGATCAACGGCACTCAGGTGGCCGAAGACAGCGTACCCATCACCACAGAACGGTCCTTTAACGCCGAAAGCTTCGTGTTCGAAGCGGAACGTCCCTTTGTCATCGGGCTCGTTGCGATGGATTTCAAGGAAAACGACACGGGCCTTGAATATATCGGGTCCCGTCGCCAGCAGATGGGTGACGGTGGTGTAATCGTTCAGATCCGCGACGCGTCGACCGCGACAGTAGCGGTCAGCAACGACGACTGGAAATGCATGGTCATACACACCGCACCTTTGGACAAGTCCTGCGAAAGCGACCCCAACCCTGTCGCGGGTGAAGGCGCCTGCGGATTTTCCATCGCCGCTCCACCGGATGGCTGGGATAGCCCGGACTTCGATGCCAGCGATTGGCCATCGGCCACGATCCATTCCAAACGGGCGGTCGATCCCAAGGACGGGTATGACCGCATCACCTGGGTGGATGACGCGGATTTCATCTGGGGGCCTGACCTTGAACAAAACAACACGGTGCTCTGCCGGGTGGTGGTGGAATGA
- a CDS encoding YHYH protein, producing MKRAQILRLCAATALTVTGWVGASDAHEDHCAAIAASVADAGFDDSVTVTCTETHAIIASDTFPEHEMMTGITGTNEQVPVPGEYAAPIILNPVLGTTPLTRDAALGVAVNGVPIYDYTAGGEMTQADLAHHQAHHDTFQTGQLDVCGGHAGRGDDYHYHVKPTCMIEQMENAGDSAIIGWGFDGFPIYGDNNPDGSAIPSGGLDVCNGQPDETFGYRYHTSSDAPYIVQCLMGNVPEFDQLPRVGPLRAADGSRVAPGRPPRGGVEGLVFRLSEDRTRSMDYSYRGGDYYIRYAPSDRPGCYTFETRTVTNDGQLFVSELCR from the coding sequence ATGAAACGCGCCCAGATCCTTCGCCTGTGCGCCGCGACAGCATTGACCGTCACCGGCTGGGTCGGAGCGTCCGACGCGCATGAGGATCATTGCGCGGCCATCGCGGCGTCCGTGGCCGATGCAGGGTTCGACGATAGCGTGACAGTCACCTGTACAGAGACACATGCGATCATCGCATCCGACACCTTTCCGGAACATGAGATGATGACCGGTATTACCGGCACCAACGAACAAGTCCCCGTACCCGGCGAATACGCGGCACCGATCATACTGAATCCCGTTCTGGGCACGACCCCGCTTACCCGCGACGCGGCACTTGGGGTCGCCGTCAACGGCGTGCCGATCTACGACTACACGGCGGGGGGTGAAATGACGCAAGCCGACCTCGCCCACCATCAAGCGCACCATGACACGTTCCAGACCGGCCAGCTTGACGTATGTGGCGGACATGCCGGTCGTGGAGACGATTATCACTACCACGTCAAGCCGACCTGCATGATTGAACAGATGGAAAATGCAGGCGATAGCGCGATCATTGGCTGGGGCTTCGACGGCTTCCCAATCTACGGCGACAACAATCCCGACGGGTCTGCCATTCCGAGCGGAGGGCTTGATGTTTGCAATGGTCAGCCTGATGAGACGTTTGGCTATCGTTATCATACCTCGTCGGATGCCCCGTATATCGTGCAATGCCTGATGGGGAATGTGCCGGAGTTTGATCAATTGCCCCGTGTCGGACCACTCCGCGCTGCGGATGGCAGTCGCGTCGCACCGGGTCGCCCGCCCAGAGGAGGGGTGGAGGGTCTGGTGTTCCGGCTGTCCGAAGATCGGACCCGCTCCATGGACTATAGCTATCGCGGTGGTGACTATTACATCCGCTATGCACCCTCTGATCGACCCGGTTGCTACACGTTCGAGACGCGTACCGTTACCAACGACGGGCAACTGTTCGTAAGCGAGCTTTGCAGATAG